From one Lycium ferocissimum isolate CSIRO_LF1 chromosome 7, AGI_CSIRO_Lferr_CH_V1, whole genome shotgun sequence genomic stretch:
- the LOC132063030 gene encoding trimethyltridecatetraene synthase-like has protein sequence MENSGLVLAFTGLLITSLFLSRLFNGSCRKQNLPPGPKPWPIVGNLHLLGSVPHRSLHELAERYGDLMLLKLGSRNVLIASSPDMAREFLKTNDAIWASRPELAAGKYTAYNYRDMTWAPYGPFWRQARRIYLNEIFNPKRLDSFEYIRVEERRNLISRLFDVSVLGKPIVLRNHLTRYTLTNISRTVLSGKYFSELPGQNSTITLEKLQDMLDMWFLLNGVINIGDWIPWLAYLDLQGYVKQMKELHRNFDKFHNFVLDDHKAKREEDKNFVPRDMVDVLLQQAEDPNLEVQLTNDCVKGLMQDLLAGGTDTSATTVEWAFHELLRQPNIMKKAQEELDVVIGQGRWVQEKDYTQLPYIESIIKETLRLHPVSTMLPPRTALEDCHVAGYDIPKGTILMVNTWSIGRNSGHWESPGEFIPERFEGKEDIDIAGQHFALLPFGSGRRKCPGYSLGIRIIRATLANLLHGFNWRLPDGINPQDINMDEIYGLTTHPKVALHVIMEPRLPDNLYK, from the exons ATGGAGAATTCCGGGTTAGTTTTAGCCTTTACAGGCCTTCTAATTACCTCACTTTTTCTCTCAAGACTTTTCAATGGATCTTGTCGTAAACAAAATCTTCCACCAGGTCCAAAACCATGGCCTATCGTTGGCAATTTACATCTTCTTGGTTCTGTCCCTCACAGATCTCTTCATGAACTTGCAGAAAGATATGGAGATTTAATGCTTCTAAAGTTGGGTTCTCGGAATGTCCTAATTGCATCCTCCCCAGATATGGCAAGAGAGTTCTTGAAAACAAATGATGCCATTTGGGCTTCTCGCCCTGAGCTTGCTGCAG GTAAGTACACTGCTTATAATTATCGTGACATGACATGGGCACCTTATGGACCCTTTTGGAGACAAGCACGAAGGATCTACCTCAACGAGATTTTCAACCCTAAACGTTTGGATTCGTTCGAGTATATTCGAGTAGAGGAAAGAAGAAATTTGATTTCACGACTTTTTGATGTGTCGGTGTTAGGGAAGCCAATTGTTCTTAGAAACCATTTAACTCGTTACACTCTTACAAATATAAGTAGAACAGTGTTGAGTGGCAAATACTTTAGCGAGTTACCTGGTCAAAATTCAACAATAACTTTGGAAAAATTGCAGGATATGCTTGATATGTGGTTTTTACTTAACGGTGTGATCAATATTGGGGATTGGATACCTTGGCTAGCTTACTTGGATTTGCAGGGTTATGTCAAGCAAATGAAGGAGTTGCATAGGAACTTCGAcaaatttcataattttgtGCTAGATGATCACAAGGCTAAGAGGGAAGAAGATAAGAATTTTGTGCCAAGAGACATGGTGGATGTTTTGTTGCAGCAAGCTGAGGATCCTAATCTTGAAGTCCAACTCACCAATGATTGTGTCAAGGGTCTAATGCAG GACTTATTAGCTGGCGGCACAGACACCTCAGCAACAACAGTTGAATGGGCTTTTCATGAACTTCTTAGACAGCCAAACATTATGAAGAAAGCACAAGAAGAGCTAGACGTTGTCATTGGACAGGGGAGATGGGTGCAAGAGAAAGATTATACTCAACTCCCTTACATTGAGTCAATTATCAAGGAAACCTTAAGGCTTCACCCAGTAAGCACCATGCTTCCACCCCGTACTGCCCTAGAGGATTGTCATGTAGCAGGCTATGACATACCAAAAG GTACAATTTTAATGGTGAACACTTGGAGTATCGGAAGGAACTCGGGGCATTGGGAGTCACCGGGAGAATTCATTCCTGAGAGGTTTGAAGGGAAAGAAGATATAGATATCGCAGGACAACATTTTGCGCTCTTACCATTTGGTTCGGGTCGGAGGAAGTGCCCGGGATATAGTCTTGGGATTCGTATCATTAGGGCAACGTTAGCCAACTTGTTGCACGGATTCAATTGGAGATTGCCGGATGGCATAAATCCACAAGACATTAATATGGATGAGATTTATGGGCTTACTACTCACCCCAAAGTTGCACTCCATGTGATCATGGAGCCTCGACTTCCCGATAATCTTTACAAATAA